In the Streptomyces sp. NBC_00525 genome, one interval contains:
- a CDS encoding endo-1,4-beta-xylanase produces MSLVKRCRPRRTGALPVLLAGTLALAVTGLAGGPASAAPEDTLHDLATAQGRYFGSATDNPELPDAAYAAKLGSEFGQITPGNSMKWDTVEPVRGQFDFTKGDVVTDFAAQHGQTVRGHTLVWHSQLPGWVGALPSAQVETAMTDHITAEATHYRGKVSAWDVVNEPFNEDGTFRTSPFYNAMGKDFIAKALRAAHAADPDAELYINDYNIEGKGAKSDAMYDLVSELLDEGVPLDGVGMQAHLAIQYGFPYQMQANMQRFADLGLDVAVTELDVRMQLPADATKLATQSSYYAQVVDACLAVRRCVGITVWDYTDKYSWVPSTFPGEGAANLYDDDLAPKPAYAAVRTALGDEDGGGDDGSTPGTLKVQYRANDNAAGDNQIKPGLQLVNTGTAPVGLPAVTVRYWFSGDNGASTYGSWCDWSPINCSTITHRVVAASNPKAGADHYLEVGFASGSLAAGASTGEMQLRLSKTDWSNFDESDDYSHGTGTSYADASKITVYVDGDLVWGIEP; encoded by the coding sequence ATGAGCTTGGTGAAGCGTTGCAGACCCCGCCGCACCGGGGCGCTCCCCGTCCTCCTGGCCGGCACCCTCGCCCTTGCCGTCACCGGCCTGGCGGGCGGCCCCGCGTCCGCCGCGCCGGAGGACACCCTCCACGACCTCGCCACCGCCCAGGGCAGGTACTTCGGCTCAGCGACCGACAACCCGGAACTCCCCGACGCCGCCTACGCGGCGAAGCTCGGCTCCGAGTTCGGGCAGATCACGCCGGGCAACTCCATGAAGTGGGACACCGTCGAGCCCGTCCGGGGGCAGTTCGACTTCACCAAGGGCGACGTCGTCACCGACTTCGCCGCGCAGCACGGCCAGACCGTGCGCGGGCACACCCTGGTCTGGCACAGCCAGCTGCCCGGCTGGGTGGGCGCCCTGCCGTCCGCGCAGGTGGAGACGGCCATGACCGACCACATCACCGCGGAGGCCACCCACTACCGCGGCAAGGTCTCGGCCTGGGACGTGGTGAACGAGCCGTTCAACGAGGACGGGACCTTCCGCACCAGCCCGTTCTACAACGCGATGGGCAAGGACTTCATCGCCAAGGCCCTGCGCGCGGCGCACGCCGCCGACCCGGACGCCGAGCTCTACATCAACGACTACAACATCGAGGGCAAGGGCGCGAAGAGCGACGCCATGTACGACCTCGTGAGCGAGCTGCTCGACGAGGGTGTGCCGCTCGACGGGGTCGGGATGCAGGCCCACCTGGCGATCCAGTACGGCTTCCCGTACCAGATGCAGGCGAACATGCAGCGGTTCGCCGACCTCGGGCTCGACGTGGCCGTCACCGAGCTCGATGTACGCATGCAGCTCCCGGCCGACGCCACCAAGCTCGCCACCCAGTCCTCCTACTACGCGCAGGTGGTCGACGCCTGTCTGGCCGTGCGGCGCTGCGTCGGGATCACCGTCTGGGACTACACCGACAAGTACTCCTGGGTGCCGAGCACCTTCCCCGGCGAGGGCGCGGCCAACCTGTACGACGACGACCTGGCGCCGAAGCCCGCCTACGCCGCCGTGCGCACCGCCCTGGGCGACGAGGACGGGGGCGGCGACGACGGCTCCACGCCCGGCACGCTGAAGGTCCAGTACCGCGCCAACGACAACGCTGCGGGCGACAACCAGATCAAGCCCGGTCTCCAACTCGTGAACACCGGCACCGCCCCGGTCGGCCTGCCGGCCGTCACCGTCCGCTACTGGTTCTCCGGCGACAACGGCGCCTCCACGTACGGCAGTTGGTGTGACTGGTCGCCGATCAACTGCTCCACGATCACCCACCGCGTGGTCGCCGCGAGCAACCCGAAGGCCGGCGCGGACCACTACCTGGAGGTCGGCTTCGCGAGCGGCAGCCTCGCCGCGGGTGCCTCGACCGGTGAGATGCAGCTGCGCCTGAGCAAGACGGACTGGTCGAACTTCGACGAGTCGGACGACTACAGCCACGGCACCGGCACCTCGTACGCGGACGCCTCGAAGATCACCGTGTACGTGGACGGCGACCTGGTCTGGGGCATCGAGCCCTGA
- a CDS encoding glycoside hydrolase family 48 protein — MLALGLAQGTAVAGPASAQAGTATGSRSAAAAGDDPYTQAFLTQYGKIKDAANGYFSPDGLPYHSVETLMVEAPDHGHQTTSEAVSFWMWLEAAYGRVTGDWAPFNAAWAVAEKTIIPQHADQSTSDSYNPSAPATFAAEHPLPSGYPSAMNGNVPVGSDPLSAELASSYGTMDVYGMHWLMDLDNIYGYGNKPGTGGQSGPGAGASFINTYQRGAQESVWETVPQPTTDLFKYGGPNGYLDLFVGDSSYAKQWKYTNAPDADARAVQAAYWAYRWASEQGKESQVAASVAKAAKMGDYLRYAMFDKYFKRIGDCTDPNSCPAASGRDSQHYLLSWYYAWGGSAAGSGGGWAWRIGDSASHQGYQNPLAAWALSNVPSLTPKSATARSDWSKSLTRQLEFLTWLQSSEGALAGGCTNSWEGSYSAPPAGTPTFYGMAYDWQPVYHDPASNNWFGFQAWGMERVAAYYYVTGNAAAEAVLSKWVAWASSETTIGADGSFRFPSTLNWTGQPDTWNASSPGDNAGLHVSVVDYANDVGVGAAYVKTLTYYAAKSGDEDAAALAKALLDAMALNTTDKGISVPETRLDYNRFDDEVYIPSGWSGTMPNGDPIRPGSTFISIRSWYKDDPDWPKVQAYLDGGDAPVFTYHRFWAQAALALAFAIYAELLVEGGGGEPGGDTEPPTAPGGLTVTATTKDSVSLSWSASTDNVGVTGYDVYRNGVLAGNATGRTFTDSGLAAATEYTYAVAARDAGGNTSALSDAVLATTKSGGSTGTGAVKVQYKNNDSSATDNQIRMGLQVVNTGSAPVDLSTVKVRYWFTADGGPSTFGTYCDYAALGSSNISHTVVAVSGSKTGADRCLEVGFTGGAGTLAAGASTGEIQLRLNKSDWSNFNEADDYSRSTNTSYADSTKVGAYVAGSLAWGVEP, encoded by the coding sequence ATGCTGGCCCTCGGTCTGGCGCAGGGCACCGCGGTCGCCGGGCCCGCCTCGGCACAGGCCGGCACCGCCACCGGCTCGCGGTCGGCCGCCGCCGCGGGCGACGACCCGTACACCCAGGCCTTCCTCACCCAGTACGGCAAGATCAAGGACGCCGCCAACGGCTACTTCAGCCCCGACGGCCTCCCGTACCACTCGGTCGAGACGCTGATGGTCGAGGCGCCGGACCACGGCCACCAGACCACGTCGGAGGCCGTCAGCTTCTGGATGTGGCTGGAGGCGGCGTACGGCCGGGTGACGGGTGACTGGGCGCCGTTCAACGCGGCCTGGGCGGTGGCGGAGAAGACCATCATCCCGCAGCACGCCGACCAGTCGACCAGCGACTCGTACAACCCCTCGGCGCCGGCGACCTTCGCGGCCGAACACCCGCTGCCGAGCGGCTACCCCTCCGCCATGAACGGCAACGTCCCGGTGGGCAGCGACCCGCTCTCGGCCGAACTCGCCTCGTCCTACGGAACGATGGACGTCTACGGCATGCACTGGCTGATGGACCTGGACAACATCTACGGCTACGGCAACAAGCCGGGCACCGGTGGCCAGTCCGGGCCGGGCGCCGGCGCCTCCTTCATCAACACCTACCAGCGCGGCGCGCAGGAGTCGGTGTGGGAGACCGTGCCGCAGCCGACCACCGACCTCTTCAAGTACGGCGGTCCCAACGGGTATCTCGACCTGTTCGTCGGGGACTCCAGCTACGCCAAGCAGTGGAAGTACACCAACGCGCCGGACGCCGACGCCCGCGCGGTGCAGGCTGCCTACTGGGCGTACCGCTGGGCCTCGGAGCAGGGCAAGGAGAGCCAGGTCGCGGCCTCGGTGGCGAAGGCCGCCAAGATGGGCGACTACCTGCGCTACGCCATGTTCGACAAGTACTTCAAGCGGATCGGCGACTGCACCGACCCGAACTCGTGCCCGGCCGCCTCCGGCCGCGACTCCCAGCACTACCTGCTGTCCTGGTACTACGCCTGGGGCGGGTCCGCCGCGGGCAGCGGCGGCGGCTGGGCCTGGCGCATCGGTGACAGCGCCTCGCACCAGGGCTACCAGAACCCGCTCGCCGCGTGGGCGCTGTCCAACGTGCCCTCGCTCACCCCCAAGTCGGCGACGGCCCGGTCGGACTGGTCCAAGAGCCTGACCCGGCAGCTGGAGTTCCTGACCTGGCTCCAGTCCAGCGAGGGCGCGCTCGCGGGCGGCTGCACCAACAGCTGGGAGGGCAGCTACAGCGCGCCCCCGGCCGGCACGCCCACCTTCTACGGGATGGCGTACGACTGGCAGCCGGTCTACCACGACCCGGCGAGCAACAACTGGTTCGGCTTCCAGGCCTGGGGCATGGAGCGCGTCGCCGCGTACTACTACGTGACCGGCAACGCGGCCGCCGAGGCCGTCCTGTCCAAGTGGGTCGCCTGGGCGTCCAGTGAGACGACCATCGGCGCCGACGGCAGCTTCCGCTTCCCGTCCACGCTGAACTGGACGGGTCAGCCGGACACCTGGAACGCCTCCTCGCCCGGTGACAACGCCGGTCTGCACGTATCGGTGGTGGACTACGCCAACGACGTCGGCGTGGGCGCCGCGTACGTCAAGACGCTCACCTACTACGCCGCCAAGTCGGGTGACGAGGACGCGGCGGCGCTGGCGAAGGCGCTGCTCGACGCGATGGCGCTGAACACCACGGACAAGGGCATCTCGGTGCCGGAGACCCGGCTGGACTACAACCGGTTCGACGACGAGGTGTACATCCCGTCCGGCTGGTCGGGCACCATGCCCAACGGCGACCCGATCCGGCCCGGTTCGACCTTCATCTCCATCCGCAGCTGGTACAAGGACGACCCGGACTGGCCGAAGGTGCAGGCGTACCTGGACGGCGGGGACGCGCCCGTCTTCACGTACCACCGCTTCTGGGCGCAGGCGGCGCTCGCGCTGGCCTTCGCGATCTACGCGGAGCTGCTGGTGGAGGGCGGCGGCGGTGAGCCGGGCGGCGACACCGAGCCGCCGACCGCGCCGGGCGGCCTCACGGTGACCGCGACGACCAAGGACAGCGTGTCGCTCTCCTGGTCGGCGTCCACCGACAACGTCGGCGTGACCGGCTACGACGTGTACCGCAACGGCGTGCTCGCGGGCAACGCCACCGGGCGCACGTTCACCGACTCCGGGCTCGCCGCCGCCACCGAGTACACCTACGCGGTGGCGGCGCGGGACGCGGGCGGCAACACCTCGGCGCTGTCGGACGCGGTCCTCGCCACCACCAAGTCCGGCGGCTCGACCGGCACCGGCGCGGTGAAGGTGCAGTACAAGAACAACGACTCCTCCGCGACCGACAACCAGATCCGGATGGGCCTCCAGGTCGTGAACACCGGCAGCGCGCCGGTCGACCTGTCCACGGTGAAGGTCCGGTACTGGTTCACCGCCGACGGCGGACCGAGCACCTTCGGCACCTACTGCGACTACGCCGCGCTCGGCTCGTCCAACATCTCGCACACGGTGGTCGCCGTCTCCGGTTCGAAGACGGGTGCCGACCGCTGCCTGGAGGTCGGGTTCACCGGCGGCGCGGGCACGCTGGCCGCCGGCGCCTCCACCGGTGAGATCCAGCTGCGCCTCAACAAGAGCGACTGGTCCAACTTCAACGAGGCCGACGACTACAGCCGCTCGACCAACACCTCGTACGCCGACTCCACGAAGGTCGGGGCGTATGTCGCCGGCTCGCTGGCCTGGGGCGTCGAGCCGTAA
- a CDS encoding glycoside hydrolase family 6 protein, with amino-acid sequence MSTRGTIKQGLRRRLAAVSAMAMGAALAVALPATADAAVARVDNPYVGATPYVNPDWSALAAAEPGGDAIADTPSFVWMDRIAAITGTDGKRGLRDHLDTALAQGADLFQVVIYDLPGRDCAALASHGELGPTELDRYKDEYIDPISEILADPAYSSLRIVAIIEPDSLPNIVTNAGGTAGSTEDCATMKANGNYEKGVGYALHTLGAIPNVYNYIDAAHHGWLGWDSNMAPAGLEFKKAATSEGATVDDVAGFIVNTANYSALKEPNFKITDSVNGTTVRQSKWIDWNYYTDELTFAQALRTQLVGQGFNSNIGMLIDTARNGWGGADRPTSAGPLTSVDAYVDGGRVDRRIHAGNWCNQSGAGIGERPTAAPEPGIDAYVWAKPPGESDGNSEPEENDEGKGWDRMCDPTYEGNGRNGNSMSGALPNAPVAGHWFSAQFQELLRNAYPPIDGGDDGGNNGGDDDTQAPTAPTGLTSTAKTSSSVSLSWTASSDDTAVTGYDVYRGSTKVGTATTTSYTDTGLSASTAYSYTVKARDAAGNVSAASSALSVTTSEGGGTGTGALKVQYKNNDSSATDNQIRMGLQLVNTGSTAVDLSTVKLRYWFTPESGSATFGTSCDWAVLGCGKLSLAVKQNGSAAGASHYLEVSFGSGTLAAGASTGEMQLRLNKSDWSNFNEADDYSRSTATSYADSSKIGAYVGGALTWGTAP; translated from the coding sequence ATGAGTACCAGAGGCACCATCAAGCAAGGGCTACGCCGGAGGCTCGCCGCAGTCTCCGCGATGGCCATGGGCGCCGCCCTGGCGGTGGCCCTCCCCGCCACCGCCGACGCGGCCGTGGCGCGGGTGGACAACCCGTATGTGGGTGCCACCCCGTACGTGAACCCGGACTGGTCCGCCCTCGCGGCGGCCGAGCCGGGCGGTGACGCCATCGCCGACACGCCGTCCTTCGTCTGGATGGACCGTATCGCCGCCATCACCGGCACCGACGGGAAGAGGGGGCTCCGCGACCACCTGGACACGGCTCTCGCCCAGGGCGCCGACCTGTTCCAGGTCGTCATCTACGACCTGCCGGGCCGCGACTGCGCCGCCCTGGCCTCCCACGGCGAGCTCGGCCCCACCGAGCTCGACCGTTACAAGGACGAATACATCGACCCGATCTCCGAGATCCTCGCGGACCCGGCCTACTCCAGCTTGCGCATTGTCGCCATCATCGAGCCCGACTCGCTGCCCAACATCGTGACCAACGCGGGCGGCACGGCCGGTTCGACCGAGGACTGCGCGACGATGAAGGCGAATGGCAACTACGAGAAGGGTGTCGGCTACGCCCTGCACACCCTGGGTGCCATTCCCAACGTCTACAACTACATCGACGCCGCCCACCACGGCTGGCTGGGCTGGGACAGCAACATGGCCCCGGCCGGCCTGGAGTTCAAGAAGGCCGCGACCTCCGAGGGCGCCACCGTCGACGACGTCGCCGGCTTCATTGTGAACACGGCCAACTACTCGGCTCTCAAGGAGCCGAACTTCAAGATCACCGACTCGGTGAACGGCACCACGGTGCGCCAGTCGAAGTGGATCGACTGGAACTACTACACCGACGAGCTGACGTTCGCCCAGGCGCTGCGCACCCAGCTGGTCGGGCAGGGCTTCAACTCCAACATCGGCATGCTGATCGACACCGCCCGCAACGGCTGGGGCGGCGCCGACCGGCCCACCTCCGCGGGCCCGCTGACCAGCGTGGACGCCTACGTGGACGGCGGCCGTGTGGACCGGCGCATCCACGCCGGCAACTGGTGCAACCAGAGCGGTGCCGGCATCGGTGAGCGGCCGACCGCCGCCCCCGAGCCCGGGATCGACGCCTACGTGTGGGCGAAGCCCCCGGGGGAGTCGGACGGCAACAGCGAGCCCGAGGAGAACGACGAGGGCAAGGGCTGGGACCGGATGTGCGACCCGACCTACGAGGGCAACGGGCGCAACGGCAACAGCATGTCCGGCGCGCTGCCCAACGCCCCGGTCGCCGGTCACTGGTTCTCCGCGCAGTTCCAGGAGCTGCTGCGCAACGCCTACCCGCCCATCGACGGCGGTGACGACGGCGGCAACAACGGCGGTGACGACGACACCCAGGCGCCGACCGCGCCGACCGGTCTGACGTCCACGGCGAAGACCAGCTCCAGCGTCTCGCTGTCCTGGACCGCGTCCAGCGACGACACCGCGGTGACCGGCTACGACGTGTACCGGGGCAGCACCAAGGTGGGCACGGCCACCACGACCTCGTACACCGACACGGGTCTGTCGGCCTCGACCGCCTACAGCTACACGGTCAAGGCGCGGGACGCGGCCGGTAACGTCTCGGCGGCCTCCTCGGCCCTGTCCGTCACCACCTCCGAGGGTGGCGGCACCGGGACGGGCGCCCTGAAGGTCCAGTACAAGAACAACGACTCCTCCGCGACCGACAACCAGATCCGGATGGGCCTCCAGCTGGTCAACACCGGCAGCACGGCGGTGGACCTGTCCACGGTCAAGCTGCGCTACTGGTTCACCCCGGAGTCCGGCTCCGCCACCTTCGGCACCTCCTGCGACTGGGCGGTCCTGGGCTGCGGGAAGCTGAGCCTGGCGGTGAAGCAGAACGGTTCGGCGGCCGGTGCCAGCCACTACCTGGAGGTCTCCTTCGGCAGCGGCACCCTCGCGGCCGGCGCCTCCACCGGCGAGATGCAGCTGCGTCTCAACAAGAGCGACTGGTCCAACTTCAACGAGGCGGACGACTACAGCCGCTCGACGGCCACCAGCTACGCGGACTCGTCGAAGATCGGCGCGTACGTGGGCGGTGCGCTCACCTGGGGCACCGCGCCCTGA
- a CDS encoding sigma-70 family RNA polymerase sigma factor: MGQDRERALIEAARAGDPGARDQLVASCLPLLYNVVGRALNGHADVDDVVQETVLRMLRALPGLRDPASFRSWLVAIAMNEIRGHWRDRQSAAVPVEPLAGGQDRVDPGADFVDVTILRLGLSGQRRQVAEATRWVDEDDRALLSLWWLEAAGELSRAEVAAALNLSPEHTAVRVQRMKAQLDTARVVVGALAARPRCVLLDDMLAGWDGAPSPLWRKRIARHARGCTVCSGFGTGLVPAEGLLVGLALVPLAGVAAAGRSPRLTETGAATPLAASARPGRAALRRTQARRRRRNAVVASVLAVGVLGAGGAAVHLSTGDDGDEEVSVAAAPESSAPAATSATGKASATAASSPSASPSARASASPSATKAKPKASPRKSAPASRRPSATASAPANRPPAPDRSSPGPASEAEQVLALVNTERAREGCGPVTGNAQLTTAAQRHSEDMAARDYFSHTSQDGSGPGDRITDAGYRWSTYGENIAKGQRTPAAVMDSWMNSPGHRANILNCSFKELGVGVEDSPGGIVWTQDFGTGQ, from the coding sequence ATGGGCCAGGACCGCGAACGGGCGTTGATCGAAGCGGCGCGGGCCGGGGACCCCGGCGCCAGGGACCAGCTCGTCGCGTCCTGTCTGCCGCTGCTCTACAACGTCGTCGGGCGTGCGCTCAACGGCCACGCGGACGTCGACGACGTGGTGCAGGAGACGGTCCTGCGGATGCTGCGGGCGCTGCCCGGCCTGCGCGATCCGGCGAGCTTCCGCTCCTGGCTGGTGGCCATCGCGATGAACGAGATACGCGGGCACTGGCGGGACCGGCAGTCCGCCGCGGTACCCGTGGAGCCCCTGGCCGGCGGGCAGGACAGGGTCGATCCGGGCGCCGACTTCGTGGACGTGACCATTCTCCGGCTCGGCCTGTCCGGGCAGCGCCGCCAGGTCGCCGAGGCGACCCGCTGGGTGGACGAGGACGACCGGGCGCTGCTGTCGCTGTGGTGGCTGGAGGCGGCCGGCGAGCTGAGCCGGGCCGAGGTGGCCGCCGCGCTGAACCTCTCCCCCGAGCACACGGCGGTCCGGGTGCAGCGGATGAAGGCCCAGCTGGACACCGCGCGGGTGGTGGTGGGCGCGCTCGCCGCACGGCCCCGGTGCGTGCTGCTCGACGACATGCTGGCCGGGTGGGACGGGGCGCCGTCGCCGCTGTGGCGCAAGCGCATCGCCCGGCACGCCCGCGGCTGCACCGTCTGCTCGGGGTTCGGTACGGGTCTGGTGCCGGCCGAGGGGCTGCTGGTGGGCCTGGCGCTGGTGCCCCTCGCGGGCGTGGCCGCCGCCGGCCGGTCGCCACGCCTCACGGAGACCGGCGCCGCCACGCCCCTGGCCGCGTCCGCCCGGCCGGGCCGGGCCGCGCTGCGCCGGACGCAGGCCCGGCGCCGGCGGCGCAACGCCGTGGTCGCGTCGGTCCTGGCGGTGGGCGTGCTGGGCGCCGGGGGCGCGGCCGTGCATCTGTCGACGGGCGACGACGGGGACGAGGAGGTGTCCGTGGCCGCCGCGCCCGAGTCCTCCGCCCCGGCCGCGACCTCGGCGACGGGCAAGGCGTCCGCCACGGCGGCGTCCTCCCCCTCCGCCTCGCCGTCCGCCCGCGCGAGCGCGAGCCCGAGCGCCACGAAGGCGAAGCCCAAGGCGTCACCGAGGAAGTCCGCCCCCGCGAGCAGGCGCCCCTCGGCGACGGCGTCCGCCCCGGCGAACCGGCCGCCGGCCCCGGACCGCTCCTCGCCCGGCCCCGCATCGGAGGCGGAGCAGGTCCTGGCCCTGGTCAACACCGAACGGGCCAGGGAGGGCTGTGGCCCGGTCACCGGCAACGCGCAGCTGACGACCGCCGCGCAGCGGCACTCCGAGGACATGGCCGCGCGGGACTACTTCTCGCACACCTCGCAGGACGGTTCCGGTCCGGGCGACCGGATCACCGACGCCGGCTACCGGTGGAGCACCTACGGAGAGAACATAGCCAAGGGCCAGCGCACACCCGCCGCCGTGATGGACTCCTGGATGAACAGCCCCGGCCACCGCGCGAACATCCTGAACTGCTCGTTCAAGGAACTGGGCGTGGGTGTGGAGGACAGCCCCGGCGGCATCGTGTGGACCCAGGACTTCGGCACGGGCCAGTGA
- a CDS encoding NAD-dependent epimerase/dehydratase family protein has product MTNRGHAWVLGATGQMGRAAVRALVADGWKVTAASRGGGRVEGWDGGVRTVALDRDEEGALAAALGPGCDVLVDLVAYGRPHARQLTGLADRIGSAVVVSSGAVYADERGRSFDTQGEPDGAPRYPLPIPESLSTVEPGDDTYATRKICLERDLLAAGDTLPVTLLRAGAVHGPHCRTPRELYFVKRALDGRPRRVLAYGGASRFHPLHTSNAAELIRLAAARPGSRVLNAADPQAPTVAEIGEAVDAVLGRSTETVLVAGAPPAEGVGATPWSAPHSIVYDMSAAARELGYRPVTDYADSLPETVDWLASRLSDRAWQDAFPAMLRTYGTVLFDYEAEDAWLAEHDRKP; this is encoded by the coding sequence ATGACCAACAGGGGACACGCGTGGGTGCTGGGAGCGACGGGGCAGATGGGGCGCGCCGCGGTGCGCGCGCTGGTGGCGGACGGCTGGAAGGTGACGGCGGCCTCGCGCGGCGGGGGCCGCGTCGAGGGGTGGGACGGCGGGGTGCGGACGGTCGCCCTGGACCGTGACGAGGAGGGCGCGCTCGCGGCGGCGCTCGGTCCGGGCTGCGACGTGCTGGTGGACCTGGTGGCGTACGGGAGGCCGCACGCCCGGCAGCTGACCGGCCTCGCGGACCGGATCGGGTCGGCGGTGGTCGTCTCCAGCGGGGCGGTGTACGCGGACGAGCGGGGCCGCAGTTTCGATACGCAGGGCGAGCCGGACGGGGCACCCCGCTATCCGCTGCCGATCCCGGAGTCGCTGAGCACGGTGGAGCCGGGCGACGACACCTATGCGACGCGCAAGATCTGCCTGGAGCGCGATCTGCTCGCGGCCGGTGACACCCTCCCGGTCACGCTGCTGCGGGCGGGCGCGGTGCACGGACCGCACTGCCGCACCCCGCGCGAGCTGTACTTCGTCAAGCGGGCGCTGGACGGCCGGCCCCGGCGGGTGCTGGCGTACGGCGGGGCCTCGCGCTTCCATCCGCTGCACACGTCGAACGCGGCCGAGCTGATCCGGCTGGCCGCCGCCCGGCCCGGCTCGCGCGTGCTGAACGCCGCCGATCCGCAGGCGCCGACGGTCGCGGAGATCGGCGAGGCGGTGGACGCGGTGCTGGGCCGGTCCACGGAGACGGTGCTGGTCGCGGGCGCCCCGCCCGCGGAGGGCGTCGGCGCGACGCCCTGGAGCGCGCCGCACTCCATCGTCTACGACATGTCGGCCGCCGCACGGGAACTCGGCTACCGCCCGGTGACGGACTACGCCGACTCGCTGCCGGAGACCGTCGACTGGCTGGCCTCCCGCCTGTCGGACCGCGCCTGGCAGGACGCGTTCCCGGCGATGCTGCGCACGTACGGCACGGTGCTGTTCGACTACGAGGCGGAGGACGCCTGGCTGGCGGAACACGATCGCAAACCCTGA
- a CDS encoding C40 family peptidase has product MSAQVHVPSLLARATTASVMTLAAVGGTLLVPGAASEAQAAGHAAKALKVAASKKGAPYRWGATGPHSFDCSGLTLYSFKKAGKKLPRTAQQQYNRTRHITASERQRGDLVFFHSGRSVYHVGIYAGSGKIWHSPKTGAVVRLEKIWTRSVYYGRVA; this is encoded by the coding sequence ATGAGTGCGCAGGTTCATGTCCCGTCCCTGCTCGCCCGGGCCACCACGGCCTCGGTCATGACTCTCGCCGCGGTCGGCGGCACGCTGCTGGTCCCCGGTGCCGCCTCCGAGGCGCAGGCGGCCGGCCACGCCGCGAAGGCGCTGAAGGTCGCCGCGTCGAAGAAGGGAGCGCCCTACCGGTGGGGCGCGACCGGGCCCCACAGCTTCGACTGTTCCGGGCTGACGCTCTATTCGTTCAAGAAGGCCGGCAAGAAGCTCCCCCGCACGGCCCAGCAGCAGTACAACCGGACCAGGCACATCACGGCGTCCGAGCGGCAGCGGGGCGACCTGGTCTTCTTCCATTCCGGGCGCAGCGTCTACCACGTGGGCATCTACGCCGGGAGCGGGAAGATCTGGCACTCGCCGAAGACCGGGGCCGTGGTCCGGCTGGAGAAGATCTGGACCCGGAGCGTGTACTACGGGCGGGTCGCCTGA
- a CDS encoding ATP-binding protein, whose protein sequence is MADHQEARVTLPSEPVSVSAARRYVARVLTDWGLPEDAEAADALRLILSELATNAVLHTFGQSPTFTVDLLLEREELLSLGVTDSHPRRPQRLPAAVQQDNGRGMVIVRALAKEYGGRVTVTPTDDGGKTVWVTLPWHAPAGPDAVRTRPAGPRQATRP, encoded by the coding sequence ATGGCAGACCATCAGGAAGCACGTGTCACTCTGCCGAGCGAGCCGGTTTCGGTCTCCGCGGCCCGCCGGTACGTGGCCCGCGTGCTCACGGACTGGGGCCTGCCCGAGGACGCGGAGGCCGCCGACGCGCTCCGCCTCATCCTCTCGGAGCTGGCCACCAACGCCGTGCTGCACACCTTCGGACAGTCGCCGACCTTCACCGTCGACCTGCTGCTGGAGCGCGAGGAACTGCTGAGCCTCGGGGTGACGGACAGTCATCCCCGCAGGCCCCAGCGGCTGCCCGCCGCCGTCCAGCAGGACAACGGACGCGGCATGGTCATCGTCCGCGCGCTGGCCAAGGAGTACGGCGGCCGGGTGACGGTCACCCCCACCGACGACGGCGGCAAGACCGTCTGGGTGACGCTGCCGTGGCACGCCCCGGCCGGCCCCGACGCCGTACGCACCCGGCCCGCGGGCCCGCGTCAGGCGACCCGCCCGTAG